Proteins encoded within one genomic window of Bacillus thuringiensis:
- a CDS encoding MarR family winged helix-turn-helix transcriptional regulator, protein MESREWERIVDHLLSLVPLFYRKFMLPGEFSSQRHMPPSHTQVLLLLHENGTLAVSEIGKRLAISRPNMTPLLNKLIQEELIERHYSEKDRRVILISLTSEGKLLVNQYQQFILDKLKENFQTLSEEEREKLIHSLQTIQNLILKTNA, encoded by the coding sequence ATGGAATCACGCGAGTGGGAACGTATTGTTGATCATCTTCTTTCGCTAGTGCCTCTTTTTTATCGCAAATTTATGCTTCCTGGAGAATTTTCTTCTCAAAGACATATGCCGCCATCACATACACAAGTATTACTGCTTCTGCATGAAAATGGCACATTAGCAGTTTCCGAAATCGGCAAGCGGCTAGCGATTTCAAGGCCTAACATGACACCTCTATTAAACAAACTGATTCAAGAAGAACTAATAGAGCGTCATTATAGCGAAAAAGATCGACGGGTCATTTTAATTTCCCTAACAAGTGAAGGGAAATTGTTAGTAAATCAGTATCAACAATTCATTTTAGACAAATTAAAAGAAAATTTCCAAACATTATCTGAGGAAGAGCGTGAAAAGCTCATTCACTCTCTTCAAACCATTCAAAATTTAATTTTGAAAACCAACGCATAA
- the argD gene encoding acetylornithine transaminase has translation MTSHLFQTYGRRTVGFVKGKGTEVIDNKGNQYLDFTSGIGVCNLGHCHPTVMKAVQEQLDNIWHISNLFTNSLQEEVASLLTENIALDYVFFCNSGAEANEAALKLARKHTEKSLVVTCLQSFHGRTFGTMSATGQNKVKEGFGPLLPSFLHTPFNDIKALKEVMNEEVAAVMVEVVQGEGGVIPADLSFLQEIEALCNKFGSLFIIDEVQTGIGRTGTLFAYEQMGINPHIVTTAKALGNGIPVGAMIGRKELGTSFTAGSHGSTFGGNYVAMAAAKEVLQVSKRPSFLKEVQEKGEYVLEKLREELQHVECIQNIRGKGLMIGIECKHEVTSFIEELEKEGLLVLQAGPNVIRLLPPLIVTNEELEQAVYMIKKVVCTKNVSII, from the coding sequence ATGACAAGTCATCTTTTTCAAACATATGGGAGAAGAACTGTTGGGTTTGTAAAGGGAAAGGGAACGGAAGTTATTGATAACAAAGGTAACCAATACTTAGATTTTACATCAGGAATTGGTGTATGTAATTTAGGACATTGTCATCCTACTGTTATGAAAGCTGTACAAGAACAACTTGATAATATATGGCATATATCTAACCTATTTACAAACAGCTTACAAGAAGAAGTCGCGTCATTATTAACAGAAAATATAGCATTAGATTATGTGTTTTTCTGTAATAGCGGAGCAGAGGCGAATGAAGCAGCATTGAAGCTAGCTCGTAAGCATACTGAAAAATCTCTCGTTGTAACATGTCTACAGTCTTTCCACGGTAGAACATTTGGAACGATGAGTGCGACAGGACAAAATAAAGTGAAAGAAGGATTTGGTCCGCTCCTTCCGTCTTTTTTACATACCCCATTTAACGATATAAAAGCGCTCAAGGAAGTAATGAATGAAGAAGTTGCGGCAGTAATGGTAGAAGTTGTTCAAGGAGAGGGAGGAGTTATACCTGCTGATCTATCTTTTTTGCAAGAGATTGAAGCATTATGTAATAAGTTCGGTTCCTTATTTATTATAGATGAAGTACAAACAGGGATCGGAAGAACAGGGACATTATTTGCTTACGAACAAATGGGAATAAATCCTCATATCGTTACTACCGCTAAAGCGCTTGGAAATGGCATTCCAGTTGGAGCGATGATTGGCCGGAAAGAACTTGGAACATCGTTTACTGCAGGATCACACGGTTCAACGTTTGGCGGGAATTATGTTGCAATGGCTGCAGCGAAAGAAGTATTGCAAGTAAGTAAAAGACCATCGTTTTTAAAAGAAGTACAAGAAAAGGGCGAGTACGTATTAGAGAAGTTGCGAGAGGAATTACAACATGTCGAATGTATTCAAAATATACGTGGTAAGGGGCTTATGATTGGGATTGAGTGTAAGCATGAAGTTACAAGTTTTATAGAAGAACTAGAAAAAGAGGGACTTCTCGTATTACAAGCAGGGCCAAATGTTATAAGACTATTACCGCCACTTATTGTAACGAATGAAGAGTTAGAACAGGCAGTATATATGATAAAAAAAGTAGTTTGTACAAAAAACGTATCAATCATATAA
- a CDS encoding GDSL-type esterase/lipase family protein, producing MKKIILTIVCLLLLIISYSYFEKNDETKQNEPEEKTGKTSTPSWIDKQTNDSFYHLVLGDSLAKGYGSTQGGFAELASKQIEAQIHKPITVENLGINGLTTDRLAKKVQSEDVKQKIRAANIITINIGGNNLFRLNRDVGVIDGIKMLNKEKAHFEADVKNIVKTVRDQNPDALLILSELYNPLQLDDSIASYADMFLDGWNESVYSISKVNQPSIVLPIRKLISNDKKELLFDQVHPNDKGYTIIADSFTKKVLAYKY from the coding sequence ATGAAAAAAATCATCTTAACAATTGTTTGTCTCCTCCTTCTAATCATTTCTTATTCTTATTTTGAAAAGAACGATGAGACAAAACAAAATGAACCCGAAGAAAAAACAGGAAAAACATCTACTCCAAGTTGGATTGATAAGCAAACAAACGATTCCTTTTATCATCTCGTACTAGGTGATTCGCTCGCCAAAGGATATGGATCGACACAAGGTGGATTTGCTGAATTAGCCTCTAAACAAATAGAAGCACAAATTCATAAACCAATTACTGTAGAAAACCTTGGGATAAACGGTCTTACAACAGACCGTCTCGCTAAAAAAGTTCAATCAGAAGATGTAAAGCAAAAAATTAGAGCAGCAAATATAATTACAATTAATATTGGGGGAAATAATTTATTTCGCTTAAATCGTGATGTCGGTGTTATAGATGGTATTAAAATGTTAAATAAAGAAAAAGCTCACTTTGAAGCGGATGTAAAAAATATTGTAAAGACAGTTCGAGATCAAAATCCGGACGCTTTACTCATTCTTTCTGAACTCTATAACCCGTTACAGCTCGATGACTCCATCGCAAGTTATGCAGATATGTTTTTAGATGGCTGGAACGAATCCGTTTATTCCATTTCAAAAGTAAATCAACCATCGATCGTTTTACCAATTCGTAAATTAATATCAAATGATAAAAAAGAATTACTCTTTGACCAAGTACACCCAAATGATAAAGGCTATACGATTATTGCCGATTCATTTACAAAAAAAGTGCTGGCCTACAAATATTAA
- the bioA gene encoding adenosylmethionine--8-amino-7-oxononanoate transaminase, with translation MLTIFINKLTLGVTIVTFSKSTTDKPSYTYEELSKKSKAYVWHPFTQMKDYLEEDPVIIERGEGRKLYDVNGNEYWDGVSSIWLNVHGHQVPELDEAIREQLNKIAHSTMLGLANVPSILLAEKIIEVVPEGLKKVFYSDSGSSAVEIAIKMAFQYWQHKGKPKKQRFVTLKEAYHGDTIGAVSVGAIDLFHQVYSSLLFEAIKMPYPYTYRSPYGNNKEEIVKKHLEEMEELLKDKHEEIAAIIVEPLMQGAGGMITMPKGYLRGLRNLCTKYNVLFITDEVATGFGRTGKMFACEHENVTPDILTAGKGLTGGYLPVAITVTTDEIYNAFLGDYEEQKTFFHGHSYTGNPLGCAVAIANLELYEKTNLIEEVARKTEYVATQLEDLFAFKHVGDIRQCGLMVGIELVKNKETKEAFEWTERVGVQVCKRSRELGMILRPLGNTIVFMPPLASTIDEIDDMLRILYKAISDVTGGEE, from the coding sequence ATGTTAACTATATTTATAAATAAGTTAACATTAGGGGTGACAATTGTGACTTTTAGTAAGAGTACGACTGACAAACCATCTTATACATATGAAGAGTTATCGAAAAAAAGTAAAGCCTATGTATGGCACCCATTTACACAAATGAAGGATTATTTAGAAGAAGATCCTGTCATTATTGAACGTGGAGAAGGGCGAAAGCTATACGATGTAAATGGAAATGAATATTGGGACGGTGTTTCGTCTATTTGGTTAAATGTTCATGGGCATCAAGTGCCGGAACTAGATGAGGCAATTCGTGAGCAATTAAATAAAATTGCCCATTCTACTATGTTAGGACTCGCTAACGTTCCATCTATTTTATTAGCAGAAAAAATAATCGAAGTTGTACCAGAAGGTTTGAAGAAAGTATTCTATTCTGACTCCGGTTCTAGCGCTGTTGAAATTGCAATTAAGATGGCATTTCAATATTGGCAGCATAAAGGAAAACCGAAGAAACAAAGATTTGTAACATTAAAAGAAGCGTATCACGGTGATACAATTGGAGCTGTTTCAGTAGGCGCAATAGACTTGTTTCACCAAGTGTATAGTTCACTTTTATTTGAGGCAATTAAAATGCCTTATCCATATACATATCGTTCTCCTTATGGAAATAATAAGGAGGAAATTGTGAAAAAACATTTAGAAGAAATGGAAGAGCTGCTGAAAGACAAACATGAAGAAATTGCAGCGATAATTGTAGAACCTTTAATGCAAGGTGCTGGTGGTATGATTACAATGCCAAAAGGATACTTAAGAGGGCTACGTAATTTATGTACTAAATATAATGTTTTATTTATTACAGATGAGGTAGCGACTGGATTTGGGCGTACGGGGAAAATGTTTGCATGTGAACATGAAAATGTAACGCCGGATATTTTAACAGCCGGAAAAGGTTTAACAGGTGGATATTTACCAGTTGCAATTACCGTAACGACAGATGAAATTTATAATGCCTTTTTAGGAGACTATGAAGAACAAAAAACATTTTTCCATGGTCATAGTTATACAGGGAATCCGTTAGGGTGTGCGGTAGCAATTGCGAATCTAGAATTATACGAGAAAACAAATTTAATAGAAGAAGTAGCACGTAAAACAGAATATGTGGCGACGCAATTAGAAGACCTCTTTGCATTTAAACATGTAGGGGATATTCGTCAGTGCGGGTTAATGGTTGGAATTGAACTTGTGAAGAATAAGGAAACGAAAGAAGCGTTTGAATGGACAGAGAGAGTCGGTGTTCAAGTATGTAAACGCTCAAGAGAGTTGGGCATGATTTTGCGGCCGCTTGGCAACACGATTGTATTTATGCCTCCGCTTGCTTCTACAATTGATGAGATTGATGATATGTTACGTATTTTATATAAAGCAATCTCGGATGTTACGGGGGGAGAAGAATGA
- a CDS encoding DUF2062 domain-containing protein gives MMRVKTTKKTYSFFQRMWRILKFQYYKLLRSPEGAKKVSLGFAIGFGLEMLVIYTASLVYLIFYPIVRLAKGSFPAAVIGNIIGKISFLPVVLFPLAYALGKMIYPFHVQKIHHEPFTISDLFSSHIFTILKSLLQSEVYVLIGMTILGVVFGVVSYFVVHYLYEKNRKLRLKNRKKRVREPLMQI, from the coding sequence ATGATGAGGGTGAAAACAACTAAGAAAACATATTCGTTTTTTCAGCGGATGTGGAGAATATTAAAGTTTCAATATTATAAGTTGCTTCGATCACCAGAAGGAGCAAAGAAAGTATCGTTAGGTTTTGCGATTGGTTTTGGTTTAGAGATGTTGGTTATATATACGGCATCGCTCGTCTATTTAATCTTTTATCCAATCGTCAGGTTAGCAAAGGGATCTTTTCCTGCTGCAGTTATTGGCAATATTATTGGGAAAATATCGTTTCTCCCAGTAGTTTTATTTCCGCTTGCCTATGCGCTAGGGAAAATGATTTATCCATTTCATGTACAAAAAATACATCATGAACCCTTTACGATATCGGACTTGTTTTCAAGTCACATTTTTACGATATTAAAGAGCTTATTACAGAGTGAAGTGTATGTATTAATTGGAATGACGATTTTAGGAGTTGTATTTGGTGTAGTTTCATATTTCGTTGTGCATTATTTATATGAAAAGAACCGTAAGTTACGCCTGAAGAATAGAAAGAAACGAGTGAGAGAACCACTCATGCAAATATAA
- the nhaC gene encoding Na+/H+ antiporter NhaC, whose protein sequence is MVSKIESVLLTLFIFFCIGFSVIQLEVSPHIPILFGIVLLLAFGFMKKISWSTMEKGMISSISAGIPSIFIFLLVGVLISVWIAAGTIPTLMVYGFQLVSPKIFVPTVFVVCAIVGTSIGSAFTTAATVGLAFMGMGSALGYDPALIAGAIISGAFFGDKMSPLSDTTNLAPAVTGVDLFEHIRNMLWTTVPAFIIAFIAFFILGGGTSGDVDFTNFISTLEKNATISIVTLIPILLLFLFAFKKVPAVPTLLAGIVVGIIILFIFKPSTSLADLMKIMQDGYVSKTGIKDIDSLLSRGGLQSMMMSIALIFLALCMGGLLQGMGIITQLMNIISSFVKNSTRLIISTASTAIGVNFLLGEQYLSIVLTGQAFANKYDEVGLERRNLSRVLEDAGTVINPLVPWGVSGVFLSNVLGVPTFDYLPFAIFCLACPVLTIIVGFTGFGLSWKKEKAVTMS, encoded by the coding sequence ATGGTTTCAAAAATTGAATCTGTTCTTTTAACATTATTTATCTTTTTCTGTATTGGCTTTAGTGTTATTCAATTAGAAGTTTCACCACACATCCCAATTTTATTTGGTATCGTTCTTTTATTAGCATTTGGATTTATGAAAAAAATCTCTTGGTCTACTATGGAAAAAGGGATGATCAGTAGTATTTCAGCTGGTATTCCATCTATTTTTATCTTCTTACTTGTAGGCGTATTAATTAGTGTTTGGATCGCTGCTGGAACAATTCCAACTTTAATGGTGTACGGCTTCCAGCTTGTATCTCCAAAGATTTTCGTTCCGACTGTTTTTGTTGTTTGTGCAATTGTTGGAACAAGTATCGGTAGTGCCTTTACAACTGCCGCAACTGTAGGACTTGCCTTTATGGGCATGGGTAGCGCTCTCGGATACGATCCGGCTCTAATCGCTGGTGCAATTATTTCTGGTGCATTCTTTGGAGATAAAATGTCTCCTTTATCTGATACAACTAACTTAGCTCCTGCTGTTACGGGTGTAGATTTATTTGAGCATATTCGTAACATGCTTTGGACAACAGTTCCAGCTTTCATTATTGCTTTTATCGCATTTTTCATTTTAGGAGGCGGTACTAGTGGAGACGTTGACTTCACTAACTTTATTAGCACATTAGAAAAAAATGCAACGATTTCTATCGTTACACTTATTCCAATTTTATTACTGTTCCTATTCGCATTTAAAAAGGTTCCAGCCGTTCCAACATTACTTGCAGGAATTGTGGTAGGAATTATTATTCTCTTTATTTTTAAACCTAGCACTTCTTTAGCTGATTTAATGAAAATCATGCAAGACGGCTACGTTTCTAAAACTGGTATTAAAGACATTGATAGCTTACTATCTCGTGGTGGTCTACAAAGTATGATGATGTCGATTGCCCTTATTTTCCTAGCTCTTTGTATGGGAGGGTTATTACAAGGAATGGGTATTATCACGCAGCTAATGAATATCATCTCTAGCTTCGTAAAAAATAGCACACGCTTAATTATTTCTACTGCTTCAACTGCAATTGGTGTAAACTTCTTACTTGGTGAGCAGTACTTATCCATCGTTTTAACAGGACAAGCATTTGCTAATAAATACGATGAAGTCGGTTTAGAGCGTCGTAATTTATCGCGTGTACTTGAAGATGCAGGTACAGTTATTAACCCGCTCGTACCATGGGGGGTAAGTGGTGTATTCTTATCGAACGTCCTTGGCGTTCCGACATTTGATTACCTTCCATTCGCAATTTTCTGTTTAGCGTGCCCGGTCTTAACAATTATCGTCGGCTTTACTGGATTTGGCCTTTCATGGAAGAAAGAAAAAGCAGTTACAATGTCATAA
- the bioD gene encoding ATP-dependent dethiobiotin synthetase BioD gives MSGFFITATDTEVGKTVVAGALAGVFRELGYNVGVYKPLQSGHVASNPEGDAARLKVLSGVSTKEDEICPYSIEEPLAPRLAMKRAGRTVTLKDIIHHYNERLKEFNSLLVEGAGGLAVPYTEDALVIDFAKELQLPLLVVARPTLGTVNHTVLTINYAKAHGLTVAGVILSGCKECEMERVQENKVMIEELSGVPVLGLLPFFEGGFTKEEVLESAKEYIMISKLEEFIRNESNVAHTSSI, from the coding sequence ATGAGCGGTTTTTTCATAACAGCAACGGATACTGAAGTGGGGAAAACTGTAGTTGCAGGTGCATTAGCAGGTGTATTTAGAGAATTAGGATATAACGTAGGGGTATATAAACCGTTGCAAAGTGGACATGTTGCATCGAATCCAGAGGGAGATGCAGCAAGGTTAAAAGTATTATCAGGTGTATCGACAAAAGAAGATGAAATTTGCCCTTATTCTATTGAAGAACCACTTGCTCCGAGACTTGCCATGAAAAGAGCTGGAAGGACAGTAACGTTAAAAGACATTATTCACCACTATAATGAACGATTGAAAGAGTTTAATAGCCTACTTGTAGAAGGTGCAGGTGGATTAGCTGTTCCGTATACCGAAGACGCTTTAGTAATTGATTTCGCAAAAGAATTACAGCTTCCTCTTCTTGTAGTAGCACGTCCTACATTAGGAACAGTAAATCATACAGTTTTAACGATTAATTATGCAAAGGCACATGGCTTAACAGTAGCAGGTGTCATTTTATCTGGCTGCAAAGAATGCGAAATGGAAAGGGTACAAGAAAATAAAGTAATGATTGAAGAGCTAAGTGGGGTACCGGTTTTAGGCTTATTACCATTCTTTGAAGGTGGGTTTACAAAAGAAGAAGTCTTGGAATCTGCTAAAGAATATATAATGATTTCAAAGTTAGAGGAGTTCATCCGAAATGAATCAAATGTGGCGCACACATCTTCAATCTAA
- the cpdB gene encoding bifunctional 2',3'-cyclic-nucleotide 2'-phosphodiesterase/3'-nucleotidase, whose product MKKSKKMLAGATLAIGVIAPQVLPTIAHADEKAGESTVNLRILETSDIHVNLMNYDYYQTKTDNKVGLVQTATLVNKARDEAKNSVLFDDGDALQGTPLGDYVANKINDPKKPVDPSYTHPLYRLMNLMKYDVISLGNHEFNYGLDYLNKVISKTKFPVINSNVYKDDKDNNEENDQNYFKPYHVFEKEVEDESGQKQKVKIGVMGFVPPQVMNWDKANLEGKVKAKDIVETAKKMVPKMKAEGADVIVALAHSGVDKSGYNVGMENASYYLTEVPGVDAVLMGHSHTEVKDVFNGVPVVMPGVFGSNLGIIDMQLKKVNGKWEVQKEQSKPQLRPIADSKGNPLVQSDQNLVNEIKDDHQATIDYVNTAVGKTTAPINSYFSLVQDDPSVQLVTNAQKWYVEKLFAENGQYSKYKGIPVLSAGAPFKAGGRNGATYYTDIPAGTLAIKNVADLYVYPNTLYAVKVNGAQVKEWLEMSAGQFNQIDPKKTEEQPLVNIGYPTYNFDILDGLKYEIDVTQPAKYDKDGKVVNANTNRIINMTYEGKPVADNQEFIVATNNYRGSSQTFPGVSKGEVVYQSQDETRQIIVKYMQETPVIDPAADKNWTFKPIVADKLNTTFDSSPNAQKYIKKDGKISYVGPSENEFAKYAIDITKKNDDDKETGGENPTTPPTGEGNNGGNPTTPPTGEGNNGGNPTTPPTGEGNNGGNPTTPPTGEGNNGGNPTTPPTDEGNNAGSGQTATDNQNSKETTTVSENKEERDLPKTGTSVASTIGAGLAFVGAGLLLLFRRKKANR is encoded by the coding sequence GTGAAAAAGTCAAAAAAAATGCTAGCTGGAGCAACTCTTGCTATTGGTGTAATAGCACCACAAGTATTGCCAACAATAGCTCATGCGGATGAGAAAGCTGGGGAGAGTACAGTTAACTTACGAATTCTAGAAACATCAGATATTCACGTTAACTTAATGAATTATGATTATTATCAAACGAAAACAGATAATAAAGTAGGTCTCGTGCAAACTGCAACACTTGTTAATAAAGCGCGTGACGAAGCGAAGAACTCTGTCCTATTTGATGATGGGGATGCATTACAAGGGACACCGCTTGGAGATTATGTAGCGAATAAAATAAATGATCCGAAGAAGCCTGTGGATCCTAGCTATACACATCCATTATATCGTTTAATGAATTTAATGAAGTATGACGTCATCTCTCTTGGGAATCATGAATTTAACTACGGTTTAGACTATTTAAACAAAGTAATTAGTAAAACAAAGTTCCCGGTTATTAACTCAAACGTCTATAAAGATGATAAAGATAATAATGAAGAGAACGATCAAAACTACTTTAAACCATATCATGTTTTTGAAAAAGAAGTAGAAGATGAATCAGGGCAAAAACAAAAAGTGAAAATTGGCGTAATGGGATTTGTTCCACCTCAAGTTATGAACTGGGATAAAGCAAATTTAGAAGGAAAAGTGAAAGCAAAAGATATAGTTGAAACAGCGAAGAAAATGGTGCCAAAAATGAAAGCAGAAGGTGCAGATGTTATCGTTGCACTAGCGCATTCCGGTGTTGATAAGAGTGGATACAACGTTGGCATGGAAAACGCGTCGTATTACTTAACAGAGGTTCCAGGTGTAGATGCAGTATTAATGGGACACTCACATACTGAAGTGAAGGACGTATTTAATGGTGTTCCAGTTGTAATGCCTGGTGTCTTTGGAAGTAACTTAGGTATTATTGATATGCAATTGAAAAAAGTAAATGGAAAATGGGAAGTACAAAAAGAGCAATCGAAGCCGCAACTTCGTCCGATTGCTGATAGTAAAGGAAACCCACTAGTACAATCTGATCAAAATTTAGTTAATGAAATTAAAGATGATCATCAAGCGACAATTGATTATGTGAATACAGCTGTAGGAAAAACGACAGCGCCAATTAATAGTTATTTCTCATTGGTACAAGATGATCCTTCTGTACAACTTGTGACAAATGCACAGAAATGGTATGTAGAAAAGCTATTTGCTGAAAATGGACAGTATAGCAAATATAAAGGAATTCCAGTTTTATCTGCAGGTGCACCATTTAAAGCAGGTGGCCGAAACGGTGCTACATATTATACGGATATTCCAGCTGGAACGTTAGCGATTAAAAACGTTGCAGATTTATATGTATATCCAAATACGTTATATGCTGTAAAAGTAAATGGGGCACAAGTGAAAGAATGGCTTGAAATGTCTGCAGGTCAGTTTAATCAAATTGATCCAAAGAAAACAGAAGAACAGCCGTTAGTAAATATAGGCTATCCTACATATAACTTCGATATTTTAGATGGCTTAAAATACGAAATTGATGTAACACAACCGGCGAAATATGATAAAGATGGAAAAGTTGTAAATGCAAATACGAATCGTATTATAAATATGACATATGAAGGTAAGCCAGTGGCTGACAATCAAGAGTTCATCGTCGCTACAAATAACTATCGTGGAAGTAGTCAAACGTTCCCAGGTGTAAGTAAAGGGGAAGTTGTATACCAATCCCAAGATGAAACACGTCAAATCATTGTGAAGTATATGCAAGAAACACCAGTTATTGATCCGGCAGCAGATAAAAATTGGACATTTAAACCAATTGTTGCAGATAAATTAAATACAACATTTGATTCTTCACCAAATGCACAAAAGTATATAAAGAAAGATGGGAAAATATCATATGTTGGACCATCTGAAAATGAATTTGCTAAATATGCAATTGATATAACGAAGAAGAACGATGATGATAAGGAAACTGGTGGAGAGAATCCAACAACACCGCCAACAGGTGAAGGAAATAATGGAGGAAATCCAACAACACCGCCAACAGGTGAAGGAAACAATGGAGGAAATCCAACAACACCGCCAACAGGTGAAGGAAATAATGGAGGAAATCCAACGACACCACCAACAGGTGAAGGAAATAATGGAGGAAATCCAACGACACCGCCAACAGATGAAGGTAATAATGCAGGATCTGGACAAACTGCAACGGATAATCAAAACTCAAAAGAAACAACAACTGTAAGTGAAAATAAAGAAGAACGTGATTTACCGAAAACAGGTACAAGTGTTGCTTCTACAATTGGAGCAGGCTTGGCGTTTGTTGGAGCGGGATTACTTCTGTTATTTAGAAGAAAGAAAGCAAATAGATAG
- the argB gene encoding acetylglutamate kinase, producing the protein MSDYIVVKCGGSMLEQLNDVFFDCIKKLQQKYKVVIVHGGGPEIDTNLKNCNIKVEKRDGLRVTPKEVMDIVQMVLCGSTNKKFVMNLQRHNLLAVGCSGCDGKLLQVQPVSEEIGYVGEVSYVETALLKGLINMNYIPVIAPVGIHDNEIYNINADTAAAGIAAALSAKELVFITDVDGILHEGKLVKKTDESEIATLIEKGVITGGMIPKVQAALASLKMGVQKISIVNGTKDFTEDTGECIGTTVTRGASIV; encoded by the coding sequence ATGAGCGATTATATTGTAGTGAAATGCGGCGGTAGTATGCTAGAGCAATTAAATGATGTGTTTTTTGATTGTATAAAGAAATTGCAGCAGAAGTATAAGGTAGTGATTGTCCATGGTGGTGGTCCAGAAATTGATACCAACTTAAAAAATTGTAATATCAAAGTAGAAAAAAGAGATGGATTACGAGTGACACCAAAAGAAGTTATGGATATTGTTCAAATGGTGCTATGCGGGAGTACGAATAAAAAGTTTGTAATGAATTTGCAAAGGCATAATTTACTGGCGGTAGGTTGTTCAGGATGTGACGGCAAATTACTGCAAGTTCAACCTGTCAGCGAGGAGATAGGATATGTGGGAGAAGTAAGCTATGTAGAAACAGCCTTACTAAAAGGATTAATAAATATGAATTATATTCCTGTTATTGCTCCGGTCGGGATTCATGATAATGAGATTTATAACATAAATGCGGATACCGCTGCAGCGGGGATTGCGGCCGCACTATCCGCAAAAGAACTCGTTTTTATTACGGATGTAGATGGGATATTACATGAAGGGAAATTGGTAAAGAAAACAGATGAGTCTGAAATTGCAACTCTTATAGAAAAAGGAGTTATTACAGGCGGGATGATTCCGAAAGTACAGGCGGCACTAGCTTCATTAAAAATGGGAGTGCAAAAGATAAGTATCGTAAATGGTACAAAAGATTTTACTGAAGATACAGGAGAATGTATCGGAACGACGGTAACGAGAGGAGCGAGTATTGTATGA
- the argF gene encoding ornithine carbamoyltransferase, with amino-acid sequence MSTVQVPKLNTKDLLTLEELTKEEIISLIEFAIYLKKNKQEPLLQGKILGLIFDKHSTRTRVSFEAGMVQLGGHGMFLSGKEMQMGRGETVSDTAKVLSHYIDGIMIRTFSHADVEELAKESSIPVINGLTDDHHPCQALADLMTIYEETNTFKGIKLAYIGDGNNVCHSLLLASAKVGMHMTVATPVGYEPNEEIVKKALAIAKETGAEIEILHNPELAVNEADFIYTDVWMSMGQEGEEEKYTLFQPYQINKELVKHAKQTYRFLHCLPAHREEEVTGEIIDGPQSIVFEQAGNRLHAQKALLVSLFKNVEEPS; translated from the coding sequence ATGTCAACTGTACAAGTACCGAAATTAAATACGAAAGATCTTTTAACACTAGAAGAATTAACGAAAGAAGAAATCATTTCTTTAATTGAGTTCGCTATATATTTAAAAAAGAATAAGCAGGAGCCTTTATTACAAGGCAAAATATTAGGGCTTATTTTTGACAAACATTCAACTCGTACGCGCGTATCTTTTGAAGCGGGAATGGTACAGCTCGGGGGACATGGCATGTTTTTAAGTGGGAAAGAGATGCAAATGGGAAGAGGAGAAACCGTTTCAGATACTGCGAAAGTATTATCGCATTATATTGATGGGATTATGATACGTACATTCTCACACGCGGATGTAGAAGAGCTTGCAAAAGAATCGAGCATACCTGTAATTAACGGTTTAACGGATGATCATCATCCTTGTCAGGCATTGGCAGACCTAATGACAATATATGAAGAAACAAATACATTTAAAGGAATAAAATTGGCTTACATAGGTGACGGAAATAATGTATGTCATTCATTGTTGTTAGCGAGTGCGAAAGTTGGAATGCATATGACTGTTGCAACGCCTGTAGGGTATGAACCGAATGAAGAGATTGTAAAAAAAGCATTAGCGATTGCCAAGGAAACAGGAGCTGAAATTGAAATTTTGCATAACCCTGAATTAGCGGTGAATGAAGCAGATTTCATTTATACTGACGTTTGGATGAGCATGGGGCAAGAGGGAGAAGAAGAGAAATATACTTTATTTCAACCATACCAAATTAATAAAGAACTTGTTAAGCATGCGAAGCAAACATATCGTTTCTTACACTGCTTACCTGCCCATCGTGAAGAAGAAGTAACAGGCGAAATTATAGATGGACCACAGTCTATTGTCTTTGAGCAAGCTGGTAATCGATTGCATGCGCAAAAAGCATTATTAGTAAGTTTATTTAAAAATGTAGAAGAGCCTTCCTAA